The bacterium genome includes the window CGACTTGACCGCGGAAGCGTTCGACGAGGACGGGTGGTTCCACTCCGGCGACCTCGGCATGATCGACAGCGACGGGCTCCTCCACTATCGGGGCCGCCTCAAGGACATGCTCAAGGTCGGTGGTGAGAACGTCGCGGCGATCGAGGTCGAGTCACACCTCATGGTCCATCCCCGGATCGCGATGGCAGCTGTCGTCGGCCTGCCCGACGGGCGATTGGGAGAAGTGCCCGTCGCATACGTCGAGGTAGTGCCCGAGACCGAATTGTCCGTCGAGGAGGTGATCGCTTGGTGCGAAGGCATGATCGCCTCGTTCAAGGTTCCTCGTCATGTGCGGTTCGTCACCGACTGGCCCATGTCGGCGACCAAGATTCGAAAAGTCGACTTGCGGCGGCGTATCGCCGATGAATTCGGACTGCCGCCTCCCCCTTGACGGGTATCGCTCGCTCGGACGCTTGGAATCGCGGCCACGGTCGAAGTCCGCCGCAACTGGTTGAGGCGGCCTGGTCCGTGTCGGTGTGCTGGGAAAGTGAGAAGCCGGGGCTAGCATCCGGCTGCGGCCGCTTGGCGTGCGATCGCAAGGATTGACGATCTTGGACATCCAACTCGGTGCCCCCGGCCAGATCACCCCGCCTGTCGATCGCGGCGTGGCTCTCGGTGTCAAGATGGATCAAGCCGGCTACGACGCCGTGTGGTGGCCGGACCACCTCATGGGATGGCACCCGGACACCATGTGGACCGAGGACTTCACGCCACTTGCAAGGCATCAACCTTCGGGCCACGTCTACGTAGATCCCTTCGCGATGATGGCGGCAGTCGGTGCGCAGACCGAACGGATCCGCCTCGGCACGTGTGTGACCGATCTGCTGCGCCGTCATCCCGCGTCAGTTGCCCAGACGATGCTCACACTGGACCACGTGACGAAGGGTCGGGCGATTCTGGGAATCGGCTCAGGCGAACAACTCAACATCCAGCCGTACGGGATCGAATGGGATCGGCCCGTCGGCAAGCTGGCCGAGGGGCTGGAGGTGATCCGGCTGCTAATGAACGCCGGCACCGAGACCGTCGACTTCGAAGGCGACCACTTCCGGCTGGAGGACGCGGTCATGGGCCTTGACCCGTACGGCGACAGACCGCCGGAGATCTGGATGGCCGCGCACGGACCGAGGATGCTCTCGCTCACCGGCCGGTACGCCGACGGGTGGCTCCCCACGAAGATGTCGCCCGAGGCGTACCGTGCTGCGTTGGACCGGATCCTCGCGGGCGCCAAAGATGCAGGGCGGAAGCTCGATCGATTCACACCCGGGATGCTCGGCTATGTGCTGATCGGACCGGATGAGCGGTCCGTGGCGCGACTTCTCGCTTCTCCGATGATCCGGATGATCTGCATCCTCATGCCGAATCGGGCCTTCGAGAGCCTCGGGGTCACGCCTCCGCTGGGCGAAGCCGGGGGTTTCCATGACTTCATCCCGAGCCGGGTCCCGGTCGAGGAGGTGAATCGGATCGTGGAGGCGATTCCTCCAAATGTGTCGGCGCACTATGCCTTTGCGGGCACTGTGGAGCAGATCGCCGCTCAGATCGGCGACTATCACGCGGCGGGTTTGCGCCATCTGGTGATGTGGAACGTCACCGGTCTCGCCGACCCCGACCTGGCACGGTTCAGCTTCGAGGCCATGAACGACCTCAAGGACCTGCTCAAGTCCGCTTGAGTAGCCGCCGTCGCTGAGCCCCCAGTAGTCGGTAGTCGGTAGTCGGTAGTCGGTAGTCGGTATAATTTAACAGCAACTAGTAACTAACAACTAATAACGCCAGCCCTCATCGAGCGGCCACAGTCGGCGTCCGAGAATGTCCTCGGCGCACGTCAGCCCGGCTCTGGCGGCTCGATCGACCCCTATGCCGCGCGATTTGAAGGTCTCGCTTGCGAAGTAGAGACCCGACACGTTGGGGGCCTTCCAGTGCGGGCGGAATCGGCCGACCAGGCCCGGTTTCTGGATTACACCGAACGAGGGGTCGAAGGTGTAATGGCGCCGCTTGAAGACGTGATTCCGCAACGCCGGCCACATGATCTCGATGTCTCTTTCGAGCTCGTCGAACTTCTGTCTGACGAAGTCGATATCACGGGCTCTGTTGAACCGGTGCAGCATCGAACCCATGACGTAGAGGTGCCGGCCTTCGGGGGCCACCGAGGGGTCCATGGCGGTCATCTCGAACATGAACCCGGAGGTACGTCCGACCGGGCTGTGCAACCAGGTCGCGATCTCGTGCCGGTCGATGACGGCAACGGGCTCTTCGGTGGCGATATAGAGCCCTGCCCAGGATATGCGCCAGCGGTCCTGGGCTAGGTACTTGATCTGACCCACGTACCAGTCCGGTAGCTGCTGCTCGGGCACGATCTGGAGAACATGCCACACCGGCAGGGTCGAGACCACCACCGGGGCGGTGACGATCTCGTCGTGGAAGATCTCGTTCGGCAGGACTGCATCCGGTCGGGCCAATGCGATCCCCTTGACCTCGCCTCCGGCGATCAGCACGCGGCTGACCCGCCTCCCCAGCTGAACCTCCCCACCCCGATCGACAACAACGTCTCGCAGAGTGGTGAAGA containing:
- a CDS encoding LLM class flavin-dependent oxidoreductase, whose protein sequence is MDIQLGAPGQITPPVDRGVALGVKMDQAGYDAVWWPDHLMGWHPDTMWTEDFTPLARHQPSGHVYVDPFAMMAAVGAQTERIRLGTCVTDLLRRHPASVAQTMLTLDHVTKGRAILGIGSGEQLNIQPYGIEWDRPVGKLAEGLEVIRLLMNAGTETVDFEGDHFRLEDAVMGLDPYGDRPPEIWMAAHGPRMLSLTGRYADGWLPTKMSPEAYRAALDRILAGAKDAGRKLDRFTPGMLGYVLIGPDERSVARLLASPMIRMICILMPNRAFESLGVTPPLGEAGGFHDFIPSRVPVEEVNRIVEAIPPNVSAHYAFAGTVEQIAAQIGDYHAAGLRHLVMWNVTGLADPDLARFSFEAMNDLKDLLKSA
- a CDS encoding FAD-dependent oxidoreductase: MTDYDAIVVGAGAAGLSAAALLATEGQRVLVVERSNFLGGRGMATNDEGYELNLGAHLLEDPGSGITRIFQHVGKELRHGPHNTDMPVWDHVTEAWGSIRDRYSGDKDQLKKVIHALLATPYEELEQWDDRPMRTWISQHTDHEGVSDLFEFISVMECMTEDWWDHSASDNLFNRKMHYSERRMAAYSFWPEGGWDRIFTTLRDVVVDRGGEVQLGRRVSRVLIAGGEVKGIALARPDAVLPNEIFHDEIVTAPVVVSTLPVWHVLQIVPEQQLPDWYVGQIKYLAQDRWRISWAGLYIATEEPVAVIDRHEIATWLHSPVGRTSGFMFEMTAMDPSVAPEGRHLYVMGSMLHRFNRARDIDFVRQKFDELERDIEIMWPALRNHVFKRRHYTFDPSFGVIQKPGLVGRFRPHWKAPNVSGLYFASETFKSRGIGVDRAARAGLTCAEDILGRRLWPLDEGWRY